Genomic segment of Perca flavescens isolate YP-PL-M2 chromosome 7, PFLA_1.0, whole genome shotgun sequence:
AGCATCTTTTGCTTATATCTAAATTATCTTTTTGTTTACTTTCTAAAATTCCAttttgaaatagtttttttagttTCACAAATGATTTAGGGCtccatttttgtttatttaacccttgtgttgacatCGGGTCACaatgacccgttttcaatttttgttttatatcagaaaatatgggacgtagaaatcagcgctgaaaatgtgtagaagaaaatttaacaatttaaaacgttggaaaaagtaaaaacaatcgtcaaaaacgtttttttcaaggtttacgggaagacaacacaagggttaagctaTTGTTTCAGTAAATTGCTATAAATTCATTCttaattcaatacttttttatttagtgATGCATTGATTTGTTTGTAAAGGTTCGTTATTAGTCATTTTATCCCTCATTCTTGTCTGAACAGACGTCAGTTAATGGACAGTTTCTAATTTgagaaaaacaatattttgttgtCATAAGCTTCAGAACAAGCACGTAAGCGGACCTTGAGTTGAGTTTGTTTTGTCAACTGCTGTTTCAGAGGTCAGGAATGTACATCAAGCATttcattatttaaatgtttttgttagaAACGCTGGCTTCCTGTCCTTTCCCAAGTTCTGTGCCCACCAGATGTCCTTCCTTCCTGACGTCCTTGTGTGTCAAATTTGTCCGAAGAAAGGTTGTGACAACAATGACATATCACAACTTTGTGTAGACTGACAGTATATAATACCGGAAAGGTgggatgtactgtatatcatcaATGAGACATGTGCTTTAtcataaatactgtatgcaCATGTTTGACAGTTATTGTGATTTAACAACCTGAGAGAATCATGTcatataatcacaattattttcaaatgtatgACCTGCCAATGAGAAAACATTGTCTATCTATTTCAGGTACTAAATTCTTGTATTGTTTGTGTCAAATAAGGACTtaggtggccgggttggttcagtgggtagagcaggcgcacacgTGCAGAGAGGCttgtgcctcgacgcagaggtccagggttcaggTCTGACCTGTGGTGGTTTCCTgtatgtcttccccctctctctcccctttctcacctagctgttcAGTctattaaaggtggaaaagcccccaaaataATCTTAACTAGGATACCTGCAGTTTAACAAACAAACTCTTCACATTTTGATTACTTTCACTTGACTTTTTGTTGGAAGGTAACCTTGATACCTCCAGTGAAATAAGTCTCTTAAATGCATCCTCTGCTGTAATGTGATGTTTACAATCAACAGGAGACATCAGCGCGTGAGATTTGTGTGTATGATACAATGCTCCTCTCTTTTGGGGTCATCCaaacacatgcagaaacacaaacaaaggtTTGCTGTTAATTTATCCAACAACCAGTCATGCATTTCTTATGTCCCATAAAGAGTTTTATACACCTTATGGGTTGGGATAATGTGGAATTTTCAAGTCTACTGATGTAAACTTAAGGTAAAACAAGAACATTACTGAACTTGGAATAAGATGCCTCGGGCTAGATTTGTGCTCTGAGCTTTTCCCGTAAATATGTCACTTCACTTACTTTCTAATTTCCAAAACGAGCTCTAAGCGGACATGACTGCTGACCGGTGTAGCATATTGTCAACAGCAACATCATCCCCTATGCTGGTGGAAATTTCTGTTAGCACAAACCACACATGGAAAGTCATGCTGTCCTGCACACATTTGGGGATACTCCTCCTACTATTGTGATACATTGTTAAGGGCTGAAGACTTCCTTGTTTGCTCTGTATGTACTGCCTATATTACCTGTTGTCGTTGTAGACTTACTTGTCGCCTCACCGGGGTGGAAAGAAGACACGGAGTGAAGAAGGAACGACAGATATAGTTTTAGGACAAAAAAAAGGTGGAAACGCTGTAAGAAGGTTGGCAGGTTTTGACACCAAGAGTGACATGAGAAGAGAAATAATCGGCAAGTAAAAAAAGAAGCGACCGACCTCATCGCCTGCCATCATGTTTTTCTCCAAGCCAGAGGATCAGCTAGGTTTCGAGCTGAGCTGCCCCATCTGCCTCCAGCTGTTCTCTGATCCGGTGGTTCTCCCCTGTGGACACAACTACTGTCAAGCCTGTATCTGGAAGACCATCGACAAGAGGGACAAAACCCTTCCACGTTGCCCAGAGTGCCGCATGGAGTATCAGGGTGTGGAGTCCCTGCAGAAAAACTTCAAACTCTCCAGCATCATCGAAGGTTACCGAGCCACCGCACCACAGCTGTACATCAGGAAGCCTGAGACGGAGCCTGAGAAGACGGAGGTTTTCTGCGACCACTGTATAGATGAGCAGTCGCTGGCTGTGAAGACCTGCCTGAAATGTgaagtgtctctgtgtcccaggCACTTTCAGAGACACCATGATAAGGAGGCGTTCAGGGCACACACTATGGTGGAGCCCCTGAAGGAGCTGGGGTTGAAGAGCTGCGCCACTCACCGGCTGGCCCTTGAGTATTTCTGTTCCAACGACATGACGTTGATGTGCAGCACGTGCTACACAGAAGGCCGTCACCAGGGCCACGGTGTTCTCACCTTCAATCTAGCCGAGGAGGAGATGAGGCGAGCGCTGGAGAGCTGCGTCAAGGTCCTTTTGTGGTTTCATTCACATTTACCAGACTTTTATTCCAGAGACATTTTTCCTACGGTGATATTTTCGCATCAGTTTTGCAAACCTCTGCAATATTGGGAATTGGTGATAAAGTAAAACACAGGTGTTTTATTTTACGGTCAAATTTCTGAATAATTTCCTGGAAAGAACTTTGTTATTGGGAAATTAGAGACACTGAATTATATTGGTATCCTAGAGATTCTATTAGTCAGTGCAGCAGGTCTGAACGCAAAAATGTGAAACTTATCTTCAGGCAAGCACACAATTTAGTGACAAGAATAAAGTTTTTGAAAATGACTTTTGCTTGAATCAAACAGAGCACTTTAGGGAGTGCTGAATGTCGAGCAATGATGAAGAGGCTTATTTATGCCAATTGCtaaacaacaatgaaaaggtTTGAGTCAAGTGGCTATCGGGCACAAAGTCATTTTGTTTCGGAACTGAtggatgatggtgatgatgattccacggtagcataatgagggtcactacatgtaaaccaaagcattgagagcTTTGTATGTGTACAGACAGTTCATTGCcatgcgccatcttgggaaaacagtcacgaccagtcgaactgtctgtacacttacaaagttctcaatgcttcggtttacatgtagggaccctcattatgctaccgtggaaatgtggtgctattttgagtcttgttagtggtatagaaatagcgatttctttgtACTGTACCCCTGCGTTACAAGCTAATTAGctgtttgcgctaaaactgatcacattcgattagcatgaaaatatATCCCAGAGAGCGGTCGACTCGTTACTCATTTGTTATTAACcgctaggttcattttgcgccagatttgtcctttaatacacagccctggctgtgtaaatggaaaacaaacagaaaggagtgCATGAGtttttgtttggcagttgagttcaaatattaACAATCTTTGTGCAGAATCACTTAATGCACCTTTATTTACATCTGTGCTGAGTAGAAGTGCAAAGTTATCGCACCAAAAACTCACTTGGACTTGGCCAGGCCTTCCTCTTCCGTGTGCTGGTCATTGTTTACAGTCTGATTAGCAACCTGAGACGCGAGAATGGAGTTGGAGTTGGAGTTGGAGTTGGAGTTGAGAGACAACATCTACCACCGGATTGCTTCACAATTAGCCTATTACACTCAGTTAACACTTTAAACCCACACTAGTTGATGGGTTCTGAGATTGCATTCTGGCCAATGTGTTTTGGCTCTTTTACTCTTCACAAAGTGTGTTTACCTGCATGCAACCAAACCATATAGCAGACTACAAAAAGGTTGCAAACGGACTACAAAAGGAAACCAGAATGCTTCCGATGCCAAAATCTTGCCTACAGATTCTGCATTCATATGTAGATATCTGTTAGAGATTACTTggtgtaaaacaaacaaatctcttATGTGGGTTACTTAAATCTGTGTTTGCAGGGGGTTTCTAGTAGGCTGCTGAAGACAGAGAGTCTCCTACAGAGGACAGCAGAGGAGCAAGCAGCCTCTGAAGTTACAGGGGACAGAGTGGTCAACAAGGCTGTCACTGTCATGGACGGAATGGCTGCACTGGTGGACAGGTAATATGCTGCACCTGTGCTGGTATTGATCCTGCCTTAAAAAGTAGAATGTGCTGTCCTAACGCAGATGTATTAAATGATGCAAATGTCTTACTATAAGCGATGTCAAGGCATGGAAACACAATGttctgtttggtttgtttttttaacatgagAGGTTTGCCTGTGCTGTTTCTCTGTCCTCATCTCCCTGGTTTGAGGTGGGCAGGGCTTAGTTGGACAAAGATGATGTCATGTGATGTAAATAATTCACAGGTTATGTCACAGTAAAGTCAGTCACGGTAGGATTTATAGTATATATTATAGTGCATTAGATTACGAGAGGCAGTTTCTCTTTCAgtcttaaggccctgacacaccaacccgacagcCGACCGTCAGGATGAAATGTATtcagactgatcagtctccccgagttggtcaaaaaaggtgcctcggaacacaccgaagtgaaaaatgaaaaccggcagctgattggacgaacgcgtcacgtgggtctggctgctctcGGATTTTACAACcgagcataatggcggctcaTTCAGAATACGACACGATACATATTTTACaaagatagttcaccgaaacgtgtttctgaaaaaattttaagcgagaaacaggccatgcagttgctgaatctgtcttcatttcagattgacaaaggtcagttagaaagattttcgtcagattttgagaggctgtTCGTCACATTAACATAcagtgcactgattcgctagtcaagggctagcactccaccaatcagattggtcattgagtccgactgcccgccctccaacccagcaagtcaggtcggccaaaatgaaggctgacggCCCCTCCGATGGACGATGGCACGGAACctaccgaacagactcgagtcacagACTGTCCGACTgacgattatcgggttggtgtgtcagggcctttaaagAGCAAGATCAGGCAGTGACTTTTGCAGATAAAATTGCATGCCAGAACTCAGCAGACCAAATATTTTATGTGATGAATCCAGCTTATCAGcattttttgacttttcaaCCAAAGTAATAGTGTTTAAATGTCATGGACTATTCATTAACAGCTCTAAAACTGGACTAAATGATAGTTAATATCATTCATCTGTATTGTAAAGTTAGATTTGATTgatgtgaaagaacaaaaaaactgaaataaaagtccTATGAAGCGAACCACACAACATACTGTCAAGCAATGCTAGCAATAACAGGTGGAGAATCATTATGACGATTTTTGCTGATAGGAGCTCACAGTTTACGTTCATTCTGATGTAccgttgttgtgttgtgttcaggtacaAAGAACGTCTATGTGTCAtactggaggaggagagaaaccAGTGCAGAAAACGCAGGCTCCTCGGACAGAGTGCACTCAAAGAGCGACAGCAGCAGTTAATGGAGGCGCAGCGATGTGCCACACAGGCCCTCAGTGAGACAGACACATGCATCTTCATACACAGGTACAACAGAAATCTATAttgcttttaaaattaaaataaacgaatacaacaaaaaacatactAGGAAAAAGAAACTATTAAGAAGCTATTATCAGCTTTACAAACTGAGGTGATATATACAGTAGTGTATATAATAATGTGCTGAATGAACATGTGCACTATTAGCActtctaaaatataaaacaaacgggtaagtccacacacacacacacacacacacacacacacacacacactaggaaAATGTTTTCCAGGCCGTTGTATGTCTGTGCATTCATGCAGCTTACATACTGTAAGTAAAGATATGACGCTAAGTCATGGTAGCACTACAACAATGGAAATCAACTGAGGAAATTCTTCTGCTCTCCAGGTTCATGCTGATTGAACATAAGCTGAGGGAAGTCGTCACAGACACAGTTCCCTCCGTGATCCTCTCAAAGGTTCCACTGAACACCAGGCGTCTCCAGGCAAGCCTCAAAACCCAAGACTTCCGCTCAGAAATGACCCGCCTCCTGAATTCCCTCCACATCCTCCTGAGCCCCCTGGACCTCACCTTCAACCTCTGCACTGCCCACCCCAGCCTGATAGTCTCCAATGATCTGCACACAGTCCAGTACAGCCCTACCAAGCAGTCCTATGCAGAGCACCCAGAGCGTTTTACAAGCGCCTCCCAGGTTCTTTGCAAACAGGGGTTTTTGAGTGGCGTGCACATATGGGTGGTAGAAGTGGGCTCCAACAGCATGTGGTCGCTGGGTGTGTGTTACAAGAGCATCCCTCGCCGTGGTGACCACAGTCGTTTAGGACACAACTCTGTTTCCTGGCGGCTGCAATGGAAAAACAACAAGCTGACAGGGTGCCAGTCCTCGTGCAATGTGGCTCTGGGGGAAATGACCAATCATCTGCTGAGGATTGAGATAGTGCTGGACTATGAGGCTGGAACATTGATGTTCCACAACATCAAAGGACACAGGGAGcacctccacaccttcaggGCTATGTTTAAGGAGCGGGTTTACCCAGCGTTCAGTATACATTCAAACACACCAGAGTCCTGGATCACACTGCACAGTGGGATGTAAACACAACttctatttttattgtttttatatatatatattttagatgttttatttggGTGTTCAACCATGTAAATTTGCCtccaactaaaaaaattttttcttacttttgtaTTCACTGCTTTCTTTCAAACGCCTGTAtggaaatacattaaaaaagtgCCGATTGGATA
This window contains:
- the LOC114558934 gene encoding E3 ubiquitin-protein ligase TRIM7 isoform X2 — encoded protein: MDGMAALVDRYKERLCVILEEERNQCRKRRLLGQSALKERQQQLMEAQRCATQALSETDTCIFIHRFMLIEHKLREVVTDTVPSVILSKVPLNTRRLQASLKTQDFRSEMTRLLNSLHILLSPLDLTFNLCTAHPSLIVSNDLHTVQYSPTKQSYAEHPERFTSASQVLCKQGFLSGVHIWVVEVGSNSMWSLGVCYKSIPRRGDHSRLGHNSVSWRLQWKNNKLTGCQSSCNVALGEMTNHLLRIEIVLDYEAGTLMFHNIKGHREHLHTFRAMFKERVYPAFSIHSNTPESWITLHSGM
- the LOC114558934 gene encoding E3 ubiquitin-protein ligase TRIM7 isoform X1; translated protein: MARNLPNRLESQTVRLTIIGYKERLCVILEEERNQCRKRRLLGQSALKERQQQLMEAQRCATQALSETDTCIFIHRFMLIEHKLREVVTDTVPSVILSKVPLNTRRLQASLKTQDFRSEMTRLLNSLHILLSPLDLTFNLCTAHPSLIVSNDLHTVQYSPTKQSYAEHPERFTSASQVLCKQGFLSGVHIWVVEVGSNSMWSLGVCYKSIPRRGDHSRLGHNSVSWRLQWKNNKLTGCQSSCNVALGEMTNHLLRIEIVLDYEAGTLMFHNIKGHREHLHTFRAMFKERVYPAFSIHSNTPESWITLHSGM